One segment of Onychomys torridus chromosome 3, mOncTor1.1, whole genome shotgun sequence DNA contains the following:
- the Fam136a gene encoding protein FAM136A, with protein MAEVQQLRVQEAVDAMVKSVERENIRKMQGLMFRCSANCCEDNQASMQQVHQCIERCHAPLAQAQALVTSELERFQDRLARCTMHCNDKAKDSIDAGNKELQVKRQLDSCVAKCVDDHMHLIPTMTKKMKESLSSIGK; from the exons ATGGCGGAGGTGCAGCAACTTCGAGTGCAGGAGGCTGTGGACGCCATGGTGAAAAGTGTCGAGAGAGAGAACATCCGGAAGATGCAG GGCCTCATGTTCCGGTGTAGCGCCAACTGCTGTGAGGACAACCAGGCATCAATGCAGCAGGTGCACCAATGCATCGAGCGCTGCCATGCGCCTTTGGCTCAAGCTCAGGCCTTGGTGACCAGTGAGCTGGAAAGGTTCCAG GACCGCCTGGCCCGGTGCACCATGCATTGCAACGACAAAGCCAAAGACTCGATAGACGCAGGAAATAAGGAGCTGCAGGTGAAGCGACAGCTGGACAGCTGTGTGGCCAAGTGTGTGGATGACCACATGCACCTCATCCCAACAATGACCAAAAAGATGAAGGAGTCTCTGTCATCCATCGGGAAATAA